A window from Lactiplantibacillus pentosus encodes these proteins:
- a CDS encoding helix-turn-helix domain-containing protein: MQINKQQVGHRIHELRITANLSMAELASAVGLAGKSTINDWEKGRTLANAERMEKLAIFFKVPVNYIRYGSLTDYVTTVFKETGLNHSEFNVLLWEFVDLTTTNPDVLSSDVFTPTAHSEQDQLQQTKIATALITPTINYAINQIVPAVVRHFESDSSTYPEPDEVIQAGCYVYRHRIQIVRRTFTGKYNRIVRLLDNVDLYEKLQPDDDYKRYLNQTTTPQKNTSNGFSLDEKYQIQMNKLITDFHQQLNKINAAYQAELAALEQSGPKSAAN; encoded by the coding sequence TTGCAAATTAATAAACAACAAGTCGGTCACCGGATTCACGAACTCCGGATAACCGCGAATTTAAGTATGGCTGAACTAGCATCTGCCGTTGGTTTAGCCGGAAAAAGTACCATCAATGATTGGGAGAAAGGACGTACGCTGGCAAACGCTGAACGGATGGAAAAGTTGGCCATCTTCTTTAAGGTACCGGTTAACTACATTCGCTATGGCAGTCTGACCGATTACGTCACGACGGTCTTCAAAGAAACGGGACTCAACCACTCTGAATTCAACGTCTTATTGTGGGAATTCGTCGATCTAACGACTACCAATCCCGACGTTTTATCCAGTGATGTGTTCACACCAACCGCGCACTCTGAACAGGACCAGTTGCAACAAACGAAAATTGCCACCGCCCTGATTACACCGACCATCAACTACGCGATTAACCAAATCGTTCCGGCTGTCGTACGCCATTTTGAATCTGACAGTTCGACCTATCCGGAACCAGATGAAGTCATTCAAGCCGGCTGCTACGTCTATCGCCATCGGATTCAAATCGTGCGGCGGACGTTTACTGGTAAATATAACCGCATCGTCCGCTTACTCGATAACGTGGACTTATATGAGAAACTTCAGCCGGATGATGATTATAAGCGCTACTTGAATCAGACGACGACACCTCAGAAGAATACCAGCAATGGCTTCTCCTTAGATGAAAAATATCAAATTCAGATGAACAAGCTCATTACAGACTTTCACCAACAACTGAACAAAATCAACGCTGCGTATCAAGCTGAACTTGCCGCGTTGGAACAAAGCGGCCCAAAATCTGCGGCCAATTAA
- a CDS encoding PTS sugar transporter subunit IIC produces the protein MENSSNGAVSNFINNKVLPPIMKFVNTKPVKALQDGMVYALPFIIIGSVFLILSNIPIPAVAAVVKASGWAAFFNQAYTVTFGVLSLWAAVGIAYVYVRNEGYEPLPAGLTSMAVFLLLQTLNIANPLVAAMGKAGTGITNAAGNVVMSGSAVSQNIDKLPKVLQDFVQAPVTGVINITWLGGQGMIAAIIVGILVGWAYSAMIRKGWKITLPEQVPASVANQFTAMIPAGVILIVAMLIFAAFSALGNTDMLQFIYKVLQTPLQGLSDSLGGALVIAFLVPFFWFFGVHGGLIMGAITSGLLIPNTFDNATLMHEGKLTVAQGAHIVTNEFYNNFINLTGSGITIGLVIFTLFAAKSVQFKTIGKVEFVPALFNINEPFLFGLPIVMNPFLAIPFFLTPVIVALSTYLVIYFGIVPPLNGFAAPWTTPAIISGFLIGGWKMAIWQTITLVMSTAIYFPFAKKYDAILTKQEGEKAAAEAAAGNAEIEKM, from the coding sequence ATGGAAAATAGTAGTAATGGTGCTGTTAGCAATTTCATTAACAACAAAGTTCTACCACCGATAATGAAGTTCGTTAACACCAAACCAGTTAAAGCCTTACAAGACGGGATGGTTTACGCGTTACCATTTATTATCATCGGGTCCGTATTCTTAATCTTATCCAATATTCCAATTCCAGCAGTCGCCGCAGTTGTTAAGGCGTCTGGTTGGGCCGCTTTCTTTAACCAAGCTTATACCGTGACGTTCGGAGTACTGTCACTCTGGGCCGCTGTCGGGATTGCTTATGTGTATGTCCGCAATGAAGGTTACGAACCATTACCAGCTGGTTTGACCTCCATGGCCGTATTCTTACTTTTGCAAACGCTTAACATTGCCAATCCACTGGTTGCTGCAATGGGTAAAGCCGGCACTGGGATTACGAATGCTGCCGGAAACGTTGTGATGTCGGGGAGTGCCGTTTCACAAAACATTGATAAGTTGCCAAAAGTCCTACAAGATTTCGTGCAAGCACCAGTTACTGGTGTCATCAACATTACTTGGCTGGGTGGTCAAGGGATGATTGCCGCCATTATCGTTGGGATTTTAGTTGGTTGGGCTTACTCAGCAATGATTCGTAAGGGTTGGAAGATTACCTTGCCAGAACAAGTTCCTGCAAGTGTTGCCAACCAATTCACTGCCATGATTCCTGCCGGCGTAATTTTAATCGTCGCGATGTTGATCTTCGCTGCTTTCAGTGCCCTTGGTAACACTGATATGCTGCAATTCATTTACAAAGTCTTACAAACACCACTACAAGGGTTATCAGACTCACTTGGTGGGGCCTTAGTCATTGCGTTCTTAGTCCCATTCTTCTGGTTCTTCGGGGTCCATGGTGGGTTAATCATGGGTGCCATTACCAGTGGGTTATTAATTCCGAACACGTTCGACAATGCAACATTAATGCATGAAGGTAAGTTGACCGTTGCGCAAGGTGCCCACATTGTGACGAACGAATTTTACAATAACTTCATTAACTTAACTGGTTCTGGGATTACGATTGGTCTGGTTATCTTTACGTTATTTGCTGCTAAATCAGTCCAATTCAAGACAATTGGTAAAGTTGAATTTGTTCCTGCATTATTCAACATTAACGAACCATTCTTGTTCGGGTTACCAATCGTTATGAACCCATTCTTGGCAATTCCATTCTTCTTGACACCAGTTATCGTCGCCTTATCAACGTACTTGGTGATCTACTTTGGAATCGTACCACCACTGAATGGTTTCGCGGCACCGTGGACGACGCCAGCGATTATTTCTGGCTTCCTGATTGGTGGCTGGAAGATGGCGATTTGGCAAACGATTACGTTGGTTATGTCAACCGCAATCTACTTCCCATTTGCTAAGAAGTACGATGCTATTTTGACGAAACAAGAAGGCGAAAAGGCTGCTGCAGAAGCTGCTGCCGGCAACGCCGAAATCGAAAAGATGTAA
- a CDS encoding PTS glucose transporter subunit IIA, translating to MSLFSFGKKVKLYAPVDGTLVDLSTVAADETGFAVTPDRHHIFSPITGTVSALIPEQRAIKLSTGKLDVLLKMGTNMSETPATYVHEGDQVTPETPLAFVDQEQANENNEDTTVMVIVDNAAEHAKGLKLSTSGQVSHDQEVATLVAK from the coding sequence ATGAGTTTATTTTCATTCGGTAAAAAAGTTAAATTGTACGCCCCAGTTGATGGGACGCTGGTAGATTTATCAACGGTCGCGGCGGATGAGACCGGGTTTGCGGTTACGCCTGATCGTCATCATATTTTTAGTCCGATTACCGGGACGGTCAGTGCACTGATCCCTGAACAACGCGCGATTAAGTTGTCGACTGGCAAGCTCGACGTGTTACTCAAAATGGGGACGAATATGAGTGAAACACCTGCGACCTATGTACACGAGGGCGACCAAGTGACACCGGAAACACCATTAGCTTTCGTTGACCAAGAACAGGCTAACGAGAACAATGAGGATACGACGGTGATGGTGATTGTGGATAACGCGGCTGAACATGCCAAAGGGTTAAAATTATCCACAAGTGGACAAGTAAGTCATGACCAAGAAGTCGCAACCCTTGTGGCTAAGTAG
- a CDS encoding PTS sugar transporter subunit IIB: protein MAEKIIMLACSAGMSTSLLVSKMEAAAKKDGVDYKIFATSAADIDHQLSQDPHPDVLLLGPQVRYMANDVKKKTDNAGIPMDIINMSDYGMMNGENVLQAAEKLLGDR, encoded by the coding sequence ATGGCTGAAAAGATTATCATGTTGGCTTGTTCTGCGGGCATGTCAACCTCACTACTGGTTTCCAAGATGGAAGCGGCTGCAAAGAAGGATGGCGTGGATTACAAGATTTTTGCGACATCCGCGGCGGATATTGACCATCAATTGAGTCAAGATCCCCATCCAGACGTCTTATTGTTAGGCCCACAAGTTCGTTATATGGCGAATGATGTGAAGAAGAAGACGGATAATGCTGGGATTCCGATGGACATCATCAATATGTCAGATTATGGCATGATGAATGGTGAAAACGTCTTACAGGCGGCGGAAAAATTACTCGGCGATCGATAA